In one window of Lynx canadensis isolate LIC74 chromosome A3, mLynCan4.pri.v2, whole genome shotgun sequence DNA:
- the GTF2A1L gene encoding LOW QUALITY PROTEIN: TFIIA-alpha and beta-like factor (The sequence of the model RefSeq protein was modified relative to this genomic sequence to represent the inferred CDS: inserted 1 base in 1 codon) translates to MACVNPVPKLYRSVIEDVIEGVRDLFAEEGIEEQVLKVLKQLWETKVLQSKATEDFFRNSTHSPVFTLQLPNSLHQTLQSSTASLVIPAXRPLASFTTAELGASNSSAGFTLPGYPIHVPAGVTLQTASGHLYKVSVPIMVTQTSGRASILHPVQQVFQQLGQPSMIQTCVPRLNPCSLQATAEKSQRLETVPQQPPIRHSGLVHRKHFENATSDILVPSGNEREIMSEALLSQLESSQYISVPGVMFPPQVSQTGSPVEPVLSVSASVTQNLNGGPLSTGRPGAQHQHMTDTQLHVLKNRMFGCDSLKQPRNTEETSSLPVSEKESSSQMDLSNQVTDDDINEIIQIDGTGDTSSNDEIGSTRDVDESEFLGIVEAGDLKVLEEEADSISNEDSTANSSDNEDPQIDVVEEDPLNSGDDVSEQDVPDLFDTDNVIVCQYDKIHRSKNKWKFYLKDGVMCFGGRDYVFAKAIGDAEW, encoded by the exons ATGGCCTGCGTCAACCCCGTG CCTAAACTCTATAGATCTGTAATTGAAGATGTAATTGAAGGAGTGCGGGATCTATTTGCTGAAGAAGGTATAGAGGAGCAAGTTTTAAAAGTCTTGAAGCAG CTCTGGGAAACAAAGGTTTTGCAGTCTAAAGCAACAGAAGACTTCTTCAGAAATAGTACACATTCACCTGTGTTCACCCTTCAGTTGCCAAACAGCTTGCACCAAACGTTACAGTCATCAACAG cATCATTAGTTATTCCTG GTAGACCTCTTGCCAGTTTTACTACAGCAGAACTG GGCGCCTCAAACTCTAGTGCAGGCTTCACTCTTCCTGGTTATCCTATTCATGTACCAGCAGGTGTGACACTACAGACTGCATCTG gTCACCTTTATAAAGTCAGTGTACCAATTATGGTGACACAGACTTCTGGAAGAGCAAGTATTCTTCATCCAGTTCAGCAAGTATTTCAGCAGCTGGGACAGCCTTCCATGATACAGACCTGTGTTCCACGATTGAACCCATGTTCTCTCCAAGCAACTGCTGAAAAATCTCAGAGACTAGAAACTGTGCCCCAGCAACCTCCAATTCGTCATTCTGGGCTAGTGCATaggaagcattttgaaaatgcCACCAGTGATATACTTGTACCTTCTGGAAATGAGCGTGAAATCATGTCTGAAGCTCTGTTGAGTCAGCTGGAAAGCTCTCAGTATATCAGTGTTCCAGGTGTTATGTTTCCTCCACAGGTCTCTCAGACAGGTTCTCCTGTGGAGCCAGTGCTCAGTGTTTCAGCCAGCGTGACTCAAAATCTGAATGGTGGGCCCCTCTCCACGGGCCGACCAGGCGCCCAGCACCAGCACATGACTGATACTCAGCTTCATGTTCTTAAAAATAGGATGTTTGGATGTGATTCTTTAAAGCAGCCAAGAAATACAGAGGAGACCAGCAGCCTGCCTGTCTCAGAAAAG GAGTCTAGTTCTCAGATGGATTTAAGCAATCAGGTAACTGATGATGATATTAATGAGATAATTCAAATAGATGGAACCGGTGATACATCTTCCAATGATGAAATAGGAAGTACAAGAGATGTAGATGAGAGCGAATTTCTGGGGATTGTTGAGGCAGGAGACCTGAAGGTACTTGAAGAAGAAGCTGACAGTATATCAAATGAAGATTCAACTGCCAATAGTAGTGATAATGAAGACCCTCAAATAGACGTTGTAGAAGAG GACCCTTTAAATTCTGGAGATGATGTTAGTGAGCAGGATGTGCCAGACCTGTTTGACACGGATAATGTAATTGTCTGCCAGTATGACAAG